TGATGGCGTTCTACGCCAACCGGCCGTTCGGGCAGGCTCCGGGCCTCGGCCTGAACGCCTTCTTCGCCTTCACCGTCGTCGGCGCGATGGGGATCCCCTGGCAGACGGCGCTGGCCGCCGTCGTGACCGAGGGCGTCCTGTTCATCCTGCTGACTGCGGTCGGCGCGCGGGAGTACGTCATCCGCCTGTTCCCCGAACCCGTGAAGTTCGCAGTCGGGACCGGGATCGGCCTGTTCCTCGCGCTGATCGGGCTGGAGGCGATGCACGTCGTCGTCGGCGCGGACCAGGCCGGCACGATCCTCGCGCTCGGCGACCTCGCCGCGGACCCGGTCGCCGTGCTGTCGGTCGTCGGCCTCTTTGCGACGCTCGCGCTGTACGCCGCCGGGGTGCGGGGCGCGATCATCCTCGGCATCCTCGCCACGACGGTCGCGGGATGGGGGCTGACGATGGGCGGCGTGACCGCCGAGGGCGTCCTCGCCCCGGCGTCGCTGCCCGCGGCGCAGTACGACATCACGCCGCTCGCGGGCGCGTTCGTCGAAGGCTTCCGGAACGTCGAGGCGTTCACGTTCGCGCTGGTCGTGTTCACCTTCTTCTTCGTCGACTTCTTCGACACCGCCGGCACGCTCGTCGGCGTCGGGCAGGCCGGGGACTTCCTCGACGAGGACGGCAACCTGCCCGACATCGACAGGCCCCTGATGGCCGACGCGGTCGGCACCACGGTCGGCGGCATCCTCGGCACGTCGACGGTGACGACGTACATCGAGTCCGCGACGGGCGTCGAGGAGGGCGGCCGCACCGGGCTGACCGCGCTGGTGATCGGCGTCCTCTTCCTGCTGTCGCTGGCCGTCGTCCCGCTGGCGGCCGCCATCCCGCAGTACGCCTCCCACATCGCGCTGGTCGTCGTCGCCATCATCATGCTCGGCAACGTCACCGAGGTCCAGTGGGACGACGTGACCCACTCGGTCCCCGCGGGGATGACGATCATCGTGATGCCGCTGACGTTCTCCATCGCCTACGGCATCGCCGCCGGGATCATCAGCTACCCCGTGATCAAGGCGGCGACGGGCGAGGCCCGCGACGTGTCGCCCGGCCAGTGGGCGCTCGCGCTCGCCTTCGTCGGCTACTTCTTCGTCCGGACGAGCGGGGTCCTCACCGGCCAGCTGTAGCCGGCCGGGTGTCCTCCGCCGGGCGTGCGCTCCCGGCACACACGGTCCGGCCGCTTTTTTGTCCGGGTCACCTACGTCGGCGTGATGCCGAACCTCGAACTGTACGAACTGGCGGGCTGCCCGTACTGCGCGAAAGTCAAGGACAAGCTCGACGAACTCGGGCTGGACTACGAGTCCCACATGGTGCCCAGCTCCCACAGCGAGCGCACCGAAGTCGAGCAGGTGAGCGGTCAGACCGGCGTCCCGGTGCTGGTCGACTCCGACCACGGCGTCGAGGGGATGCCCGAGAGCGACGACATCGTGGAGTACCTCGAAGAGACGTACGGCGACGGCGCGGCGTAGACGGACGAACGCGGTTTCGCCGACTCGTTCGCCGTTTCGTCCCGGCCGGTCGTAGCCGCTGGACCGGCCCGGTTCGGAGAGGAAACGTTTCCGGGCTGGCGGACGACGACCGCACGAATGTCGCTCGACAGGCCCCTCCCGCTCGCCGTCGCGTTCGGACTGCTCGTCGGCGCGTTCGTCAACTGGTTCCTCCTCACGCACTGGTTCCCGGCGCTCGGCGTCGCGGCCATCTACGCCGGCGCGGCGTACTTCTACCTCGCGTTCGATCTCTCCCTGCTCGGGACGCAGGTCGAGTTCGCCGAGCGCCGGGACAGGGTCGGCTACGCTGTCGGGCTGTTCGGGCTGAGCGTGAGTCCGCTGGCCATCGGCGAGTACGCCGGCCTGGGGGAGTCGACGGTGTACGGGCTGGTCGTCTGGGTCATGGGCGTGATCGCCTTCCTCCTCTTGTCGACAGCGGCGGCACACGGGGAGTAGCGAGGGGATCCGCGGACGCCGGGTCGTCGATCCGTCACGAACTCTTCGAACCGGTCCCTGTCCCTTGCGGCAGGAGCGGATACATACCGGTCCGCGACGAACGTGATGGTATGGAACCGTCGCACGTCCTCGTCCCGCTGGACGGCTCGCCGCTCGCGGACGACGCGCTGGCCCACGCGCTCGCGGTCCACGACTGCCGGGTCACCGTGCTGAACGTCGTCACGCCGCCGGACGCCGGGATGAGCGAGGGCGGCGTGCTGGAGGCCGGTGCGGAGCGTCGCGAGGCGGCCACGGAGCGCGCCGAGCGCCTCGTCGAGCGTGCCCGAAACCGCGCCGAGGCGGCGGACCGGTCCGTCGAGACGGCCGTCGAGTCGGGCGATCCCGCGGACGTCGTCGTGGCGTACGCCGAGGACCACGGGGTCGACCACATCGTCATGGGGAGCCACGGCGGCGAGCGCAGCGACCTCGCCCGGCGGCTGCTCGGGACGGTCGCGACGGCCGTCGTGAGCGAGGCCCCCGTCACCGTCACTGTCGTCCGCTAGCCGCCCAGTACGGCCGCGAAGACGCGGTACAGCGCGAAGCCGACCGCCGTCGAGGAGACGAGCGTGATCAGCCAGAACGCGACGGTCCAGCCGATCTTCGACCGCGAGACGCCCGCGGAGCCGCCGGCCAGCCCGCCGCCGATCACCCCCGAGATGATGATGTTGTTGAAGGAGATGGGGATGCCGAGTGCGATGGCAAGCTGGGCGATGACGAAGCCCGGGACGAGCGCGGCGATCGAGCGCCGCAGGCCCAGTTGCGCGTACTCCCGCGAGGTCGCCTGCAGCAGCCGCGGCGCGCCCATCCACGCCCCGGCGAGGATGCCGGTGGCACCGAGCGCCAGCAGGGCGACCCCTGGCAGGCCGAGCTGGTCCCGCGCGAGCGTCTCCAGCGGGCCCGTGGCGAGCCCGACCTGGCTGCCGCCGCTGGAGAAGGCGACGACGCTCCCGAGCGCGAGCAGGAACCACCGGATCCCGGCGTCGACCGACGCGCGCATCCGGCGGCGGATGACCGCGTAGCCAAGCACGGCGAACGCGACCGTCGTGGCCGCCTCGGCGACCGGGACGCCGCCGGCGGTCGGCGCGCCGACGAGTCGGGCGAAAAAGCCCGCGAGGGTTCCCTGCGGGCCGGGCGACGGGATCACCCCCAGCGAGACGTTCGCCAGGATGCCGGCGACGACGCCGGCGAGCAGGGGGACGCCCACCGTGTCCGGCACGTCGTCGCGGCGGAGGAGCTTCGCCGTCAGGTAGGCGATGCCGCCGGACATGAACGGGACGGCCAGCCAGAACGCCCCGAGGCGGCGGTACGTGTCCCATGCCGGGCTCCCGCCCAGCGACAGGCCGACGCCGACGACCGCGCCGGAGGTGGCGAACGCCGCCGGAATCGGGTAGCCGGAGTAGACGCCGACGGTCATGAACACCGCGGCGGTGAGCAGTCCGGCCGAGGCGGCCAGCGGCGAGAGCGTCACGCCGTCGATCAGCCCGGTCCCGACCGTCTCGGAGATGCTCCCGCCCTGGGTGAGCGCGCCGAGCGCGGCGAACACGCCGATGAGGAAGGCGGCCCGCATCGTCGGGATGGCGTTCGCCCCGACCGCCGGGGCAAAGGGCGGCGAGTTGCTGTTCGCGCCCAGCGACCACGCCATGAACAGCCCCGCGAGCGCGGCGAGCCCGACCAGCGCGGGAAACGCCGCGCTCATCAGCCCCTCCGGAACCCGGCGACCAGCCCCCGAAGCCCGGTCCGTGCGGCCTCCGAGGCGCGGGCGATCAGCACGGTCTGCCCGCTCCGCTCGGCGACTTCCCGGGGGATCGACCCGACCAGCCGCGCCTGCAGCGTTCCGCGCCTCGTCGCCCCGAAGACGACGAGGTCGTGCTCGTCCGCCGCCGTCACCAGCGCATCCGTCGCGTCGTCAGCCTCGCGGACGGCGGCCGTCACCTCGACCGACGGCCCGGGCGCGGCCTCGACCGCGGCGCGACCGCCGGCGGCCCACTCCGCGGCGGCGTCGCTCCCGTCCTCCGGCGTCGCGACGGCAAGCGCCGTCACGCTCGCGTCGTTGGCGGCGGCGACGGCCTTCGCCATGGCCGCTGCCGGGCGGACGTGCGGGCCGCCGGCGACCGGGAGCAACACGGCGTCGACGCCGTCGGCGATCCTTCCGATCCGCTCGACGTACACGTCACAGGCCGCCCGGCGGAGCACGGCGTCGACGCTGCTGCCGAGCACCACGCCCGAGCGCCGCCGCTCGCCGTGCCACCCCAGGACCAGCGCGGTGGGACCCAGTTCGGCGACCGCCCGGAGCAGTCCGTCCTCGGGCGACCGGGCGACGAACATCTCGGCGTCGACGGGCACGTCGTCGGGCACGACGCCGGAGGCGCGGTCGAGCATCGCCTGCCGGTCGCCGGAGTACTCCTCGATTATCGTCTCGTCGGAGAACACGCCGAAGGGGGAGTCGTGGGACTTGACGACGACGCTGACGACCCGTACGCCGCCGTCGACGACCCGGGCGAGGTCGCTCGCGGTCCGCACCAGCTGTTCGACGTGGTCGGGGTTGCTGACCGCGACCAGCACCTCGGGGCTGTCCATTACCCTAACTTCGACGTGGCGGTACAAAAGCTTCGCGCGAGTGACGGGACTGAGAGCCGTCGCGGATCGCGACTGCGGCGGGCCGTCTCAGGCCGGTTCGCCGTCGGAGCGCTCGCGGATGAGGTCGCGCAGGGTGTCGGCGTCCCTGATGTCCTCGACCTCGTCGCGCTCGATGATCGCGGTGCCCTCGACGGAGTCGCGCTTGGCGCTGTCGACGAAGTACACCGACCGGGTCCGGGTGACGCGGCCGAGCGACCCCATGATCCGGGCGCGCTTCTCGGCGGTGCGGGTGAACTCGGAGTGGCCCGTCAGCACCGTCTCCTCGCTCTCGTCGTCGTCCTCGCTGACGGCCTTGAACGGCGCGCGCAGCGTCGGGTGCACGTCGAAGCCGGCACGGGTCATGACGGCGACGATGCGCTCGTCGTCGGGGTCGGCTTCGGGGTCGTCGGGCGTGGGGTCGGCATCGTGGACCTCCTCGGCCCCGTCGAGGACGGAGACGGGGCTGGTCAGCGGCGCGTCGAACATCTCCTCTAACTCCATGGCGACCTCGACGGAGGCGTTCATGCCGTCCTCGTACTTCGAGACGGTGCGCCTAGAGACGCCGAGTTCGGAGGCCAGCTGGCCGAGGCTCCACCCCTTCTCCTCGCGCTCGTCGGCGAGCACGTCGCTGTCGATGTTGACGTAGAGGCCGCCGGGCGCGGCGTAGATGAGCGGCGGCACCTCCTCGACGAACAGGTTCATCGCGGTGTCCGGGCTCATCACCGGGACGCCGTGGCGGAAGTACACCACGTCCGGCTCCAGTTCCTCGTCGCGGGTGCGCAGGCCGACGACCATCGGTGTGCCGTTGAGATACGTGCCGAGCCGGCGCATCTCCGCGCCGGTCGCGCCGTCGAACGCGTCGATGTTGGCGAGGATCTTCAGCAACACGAGGTCCTCGCCGCGGCGCGCGGCGATGTCGAAGCTCTTCGGCCGGATCGCACACCGGTCGCTCACCGTGAAGCCGGCGTCCTCGAGCATGGCCGTGACGTTGCCGACCAGAGCGGACCGGGACATACCCGTACGTAAGCGATTCATCGCATATAGGCGTTGTGCCGAAGCGATCCCGGCCACTGCGGGCGATTTTCGGCTCACGAGCCGACAGTTACTTGTGCTCTCGGCGGACCCGAAAGCGGTTACACCGCCCCCGCCGTACCTGTCCGCGATGACAGTCGTCGGCATCGACGACACCGACTCCCGCGAGCGCGGGATGTGCACGACGTACGTCGCCCGCGAGGTGGCCGACCGGATCCGCGGGGCCGGCGGGACCGTCGAGCGACTGCTCCTGGTGCGCCTGAACCCCGCAGTCGAGCACAAGACCCGTGGCAACGCCGCGCTCGCCGTCCACGTCGACGCCGACCCCGAGACGGCTTTCGCGGTCGCCCGCGAGGAACTCGACGCCGCGGCCGAGACCGACGACCCGAACACCAACCCCGGCCTCGTCGTCGCGCCCGGCGACCCCGCCGACGTGCCCGACGACGTGGCCGCCTTCGCCCGCGACGCGATGCGGGACCACCACGGAGTGGCGGACGCGACCGCGCTCGCCGACGCCCGTGGCTACCGCCGCGCCGGCTGGAAGAATGCCCGCGGGACGGTCGGCGCGCTGGCCGCCGTCGGCGCGTGGCGGGCGGTCCCCGAGTGGACCTACGAGTACATCTCCTACCGCCGCGCCGACGCACGCGGAACGCCCCGCGAGGTCGACCTCGACTCGGTGTTCGCTGCGGCCGACGACGCCTACCCCGACGCCTGGGACACCGTCGACCGCGGCGAGGGCGAGGCGGTCTGCGTCCCGCACACGCCCGGCCCGATCCTACACGGAATTCGCGGCGACGACCCCGACACGGTGCGTGCGGTCGCCGAGCGGATCGAGAGCGAACCGGTCGAGTCGACGGCGCTGTTCCACACGAACCAGGGGACCGACGCCCACCTCCGGGACGCCGCGCTGGCCGACGCCAGCGACGGTCGCTCGTACCGCGTCGACGGGACGGTCGCCGACCCACCCGAGACCCGCGAGGGCGGCCACGTGTTCCTGACGCTCGCCGAGGGCGACGCCGAACTTCCCTGCGCCGCCTTCGAGCCGACGAAGCGGTTCCGCGACCGCGTCCGCGCGCTCCGCGTCGGCGACCGGATCACCGCCTGCGGCGAGGTGAGCGACGGGACGCTCAAGCTGGAGAAGCTCGCCGTCCGCGACCTGAATGCGATCGAACTCGTCACGCCCGACTGCCCCGACTGCGGCCGATCGATGGAGAGCGCCGGCGCGGACCAGGGCTACCGCTGCCGGGACTGTGGGACGAGCGCGCCCGGCAAGGTCGAGCGGCCGGTCGACCGCGACCTCGAACCGGGCTGGTACGAGGTGCCGCCGTGTGCGCGGCGGCATATTGCGAAACCCTTGGTTCGTGGCGGGTTCGATGCGCCGACCCATCCCGAGCGGTGAATCGGTCCAGTCACGACTGCCGCTACTCCTACCCGACCGCCATCACCGACCCGTCCCAGCTACCGACGAACAGCCGGCCACCGGCGACGGCCATCGTCGCGGCCGGCGACGGGAGCGACAGCGACCACTCCGCGGTCCCGCCGGCGCGGTCGAACGCGTGCAACCGCGGGTCGGAGGGGCCGTCGGCGGCCGCGGTGGCGACGTACACCGAGTTCGCCGTCGCGACGGGCGAGGCCCACACGGTGCGGTTCGGGAACCGCTTCGTCCACGAACGGTCGCCGGCGTGCGAGTACCGACCGACGTGCGCCGTCACCGTTCCGTCGTCGGTGCTCGCCCAGACCACGGACACCGACTCGGGCGTCACGGCCGGCGGCGGCACCTGGTGGCCGAGCGACGCCTGCCACTCGACCGCGCCCTCCTCCAGCGCGTCGAGCGTGACCGGCGGCGTCGGCGTCACCCGCCCGGAGGCGTCCCGGCCGCCGTAGTACACCGCGTCGCTCGCGGCGACGGCGTGGACCTGCGGGCTGATCGGCGTTTCGCTCGTCCAGTTCCGGCCCGGCGGGTCGCCGAGCAACCGCTCTACGGTTCCGCGCCGCACGTCGACCGCACAGGCGGGCGACCCCGCCGTTCCGCCGAGGTAGAGTTCCGTCCCCCGGACCGCGGGTGCCGGGTCGCGGTTCCCGCCCAGGTCTATCGACCAGCGCCGGTCGCCGTCCGCGAGCGCGTCGAGTCGCCCGTGTGGCGGCGTCGTCGACCCCTCTGTCCCGTAGTTCAAGGTGGCGTACACGGCGTCGTCCGTGGCGACGACCGGGCGGAACCGCGGGCCGAGCACCTCGTCGTACGTGACCGTCCAGCGACGTTCCCCGTTCGTTCGGTCGAACGCCCGCACTCGCGGCACGCCGCCGTCGACGCTGCCGGCGTACACCGCCCCGTCGGTGACCGCTGGCCCGTACACCGCCTCGCTCCGTGCTGCCCGCCACGAGTGGTCGCCGGTGGCGGCCTCGAGCGCAACGAGGCCGTCGCCGCCGACGTACAGCGTCCCGTCCGCGACGACCGGCGAGGGAGCGCCGTAGCCGTATCGTCGTCCGTCCGTCACCCTTCGGGTCCACTCGACGGACGGGTCGGGCCCCGGGCCGACGGCTGCGGGGACGTGGTTGCTGTTGGTCGTGTCGTGGGCGTGGAGGGGCCAGTCGCCGTGGTCGCGGCGGGTCGTCACGGGGTCCGGGGTTCCCGAACACCCGGCGAAGGCGCTCGTGACGCCGACGGCCGCCGCGGCGAGGAACCGTCGTCTGTTCATTTCGTGTTCGTCGTCGCCCGGCGGTTCCGGGCGGACGGGTAAGTGTATTTTGCCTGCCGAACGCTAGCGGGAAGAAGTCGCGCGTGGCCGGTAACTGCCGCAGTCGGACCGGGGCTATTTTCCCGCCGGCGGCCGGACGCCCGCCATGGACGAGATCGAACGCGCCGACGTCGCCGTCGCCGCAGCGCGCGAGGGTGCGAGCGTCGCCGCCGACTACTTCCGGACGGACGTGCCCGTCGAGATGAAAGACGGGAAGACCGACGTGGTGACCCGCGCCGACCGCGAGGCACAGGAACGGGTCATCGAGACGATCCGCGAGACGTTCCCCGACGCGACGGTCGTCGGCGAGGAGGACGACGCGCCGACGGTCGTCCCCGACGACGGCCCCGCCTTCGTCGTTGACCCCATCGACGGGACGAACAACTTCGTGCGCGACATCCCGATCTGGTGTACGAGCGTCGCGGCCGTCGTCGACGGCGAGCCGATCGCCGCGGCGACGGTCGTGCCGCCGACGGGCGACGAGTACATCGCCCGGGACGGCGAGACACGGTTCAACGGCGAGCCGGTGACGGTCAGCGACCGGACGGATCCCCAGGCGAGCACGGTCTGCCCGACACTCTGGTGGGGGCTCGACCGCCGCGACGAGTACGCCGCCGCCGCGACCGGCGTGGTCGAGCGCTTCGCCGACCTGCGGCGCTACGGCTCGGCACAGGTCTCCTTCGGCTACGTCGCCTCGGGCGCGCTGGACGGGATCTTCTCGAACCTCCAAGGGAACCCGTGGGACACCGTCGCCGGGGCGCATCTGGTCCGGCAGGCCGGCGGGCGCGTCACCGACCTGGAGGGGGAGCACTGGCGACACGACAGCACGGGCGTCGTCGTGTCGAACGGCGGGATCCACGACGAGTTGCTGGCCGTGGCCCGCGAAGCCGACGCCGCACGCGAGTGACGGCGCTCCCGGACGGACGAAACTGAAGCGCCGAAAGACGGGAGAAAACGGGAACTTCGCGTTACTTCCAGATCGACTCGGCCATCCGCTGTGGGAACTCCTTGAGCAGCGTCAGGAACCCCTTGCTGTCGCTCTCGCCGCCGCGCAGGTACGACCGGGTGCGCTGGCTGATCATCTCGACGGAGATGACGAGCATGAGGATAACGAGAATGGTCGCCATCATGTTCGTGTAGTGGAACAGCTGGCGTTCGAGCAGGAGCACGTACCCCAGGCCGCCGCCGCCGATAAGCCCCATCGTGACGGCGATGCGGGTGTTGATCTCGAAGATGTACAGCGCCCACGCGATGAAGGGCGTGAACACCTGCGAGAGCATCCCGAACACGACCGTCTGCGGTCCGTCGGCACCCGTCGACCGGATGCCCTCGATCGGGCCGTCCTCGATCTCCTCGAGTTCGTCGGTGAACAGGCGACCGAGGTTCCCCATCGTGTCGGTGCCGATGGCGAGCGTCGCCGTGAACGGCGTCACGCCGCCGAGCGGGATGTAGATGAGCGCCCACACGAGCGCCGGGATGGCGCGGATGGTGGACATGATACCACGGAAGATGAAGTTAAAGGGGAACGGCGTCACGCGCTCGGACCCGAGCACGCCGAGGATGAGCGCACCCGGGAAGCCGAGGACGGTCCCGGCAAAGCCCATCGACAGCGTGATGATGGCCTGCTGGAACAGGTTCCGCGCCTGGATGAACTCCCAGTAGGCCCCCATGTCGATGAAGGGGATGCCGAAGTACGTCGCCGGGGGGAAGAACTGGCCGAGCGCGGCCGTGAACTCGGGCCAGTACCGAACGATCTCGCCGATGGTGAAACCGACCTCCGACAGCGCCCGCTGGAAGAGGATCCCGAACACAACCAGTCCGATGCCCATCAGCACCCGGCGGATCGTCCGGGAGCGCTTGAGCGCGTTCAGCTGGTCCTCGGCCGGCTCCGTGGCGGCGGTCCCGAAGCCGAAGTACGCGAGCAGCCCCCGGTCCGACCCGTCGTCCGTGCTCATGCTACCGCCTCCTCGCTGTCGTTCTCACGGGTAATGCTCGTCTCCTTGCCGTAGATCCGGTCGACGGCGTCGATCGTGAGGTCGTCGAGGTCGCCGTCGAACACCTTCTCGCCCTCTTTCAGCCCGATGAACCGGTCCCCGAACTCGCGGGCGATGTTCACCTGGTGGAGACTGGCGACGGTCGTGATGTCGCGCTCGTCGGCGGCGGTGCGGAGGTAGCCCATCACGGTCTCGGCGCTCGCCGGATCGAGGCTCGCGACCGGCTCGTCGGCGAGCAGCGTCGTCGGCTGCTGGACCAGCGCCCGGGCGATGCCGACACGCTGCTGTTGCCCGCCGCTCATGCTGTCGGCGCGCTGTCCGGACTCCTCCAGCAGGCCGACCGTCTCCAGCGCTCGAAGCGCCTCAAGCTTGTCCTCGTGGTCGTTCCACTGGAAGAGGCTCCGGAGGAAGCCGGTGCGGTTCAGCGATCCCGAGAGCGCGTTCGAGTACGCGCTCATCTGCTCGATGATGTTGTGCTGCTGGAACACCATCGCGACGTCGTTGCGCTGGCCGACGACCTCCTCACCGTCGATAGTGATTCGGCCGTCTGTCGGGGAGGTGAGACCGTTAAGACAGCGTAACAGCGTCGACTTTCCCGCGCCGGAGGTCCCGAGGAGGATCACGAACTCCCCGTCGTCGACCGAGAACGAGACGTCGTCGATGGCCTGGACGTCCCCGTAAGACTTGCTCAGGTTTTCTACTCGAATAGTTCCCATCGTTGGCTACTCTAACTTTGACGGATAATGAATGCTGTTAACTCGTTCGATACGGGCAAAACGTGTTGATCGGGGTTACTGCCCGAGTTCGACGCCCAGCGTGTCGATGACTTCCTGGACCGGCTGGTAGTCGTCGACGGAGCCTTCGGCAAGCCCCGTGAACCAGAGCTGCTCCTCGGCGTCCTCTTCGATGAGGTCGTCCTCCTCGGCGTTCAGCAGCGCGTCGATGACGCGCCCTTTCACGTCCTCGTCAAGTCCGGAGCGGGCGAGGATGGGGGCACGCGGGATCGGCTGTGACGTGGCCAGCAGCTGGAACTCCTGCTCGTCGGTCGCGGAGCCCGCACTGTCGAACTCGGCCGACTTCTCCTGGAACCGTTCGGGGAACTGGTCCGCCGGAACGTGCGGGGTCGACACGAACGCGCCCGTGCCAGCGGCGACGACCGGGTCGCGGTTGATGAGCGTCTCGCGGGCGGTCGCGTGGTCCGACCACTGCCCGGAGAAGTCCTCCGGCTCGCCGTTGGGGGCGTTACCGGTGTCCAGCCCGGCCTCGCTCAGCATGTACAGCGGGAACAGCGAGCCGCTGGTCGACAGCGCGTCAGCGAAGGCGATCGTCTCGCCCTCCAGGTCGGCCAGCTCGTTGATGTCGTTGTCCGGCAGCGTCGTGATCGTCGAGAAGTACTGGGCCGCACCGTACGCGATGCGGATACCGGCGACCTCCGCGACGTCCTGCTCGCCGGCCTGCAGCGCGATGGCGGGCGCGGCGTCGGCCACGTCGGTCTGCTCGCTTTTGAGCGCCTGTAGCACCGCGGCGTAGTCGGCCGCGACTGTGGATTCGATCGTGACGTCTGCCTCGTCTTCGAGGTAGTTGAACAGCGGCTGATACTGCTGCTGGATGTCCACGTCGGACTCCGCGGGCGTGAGCGAGAACGTGATCGAACTCGAGTCGCCCCCGCTGCTGCCGCCCGTGAGGTCACCGATACAGCCAGCACTGAACGCGACCGTTCCGGCCGCACCGACGCCCTTGAGGAATTTTCGCCGATCTGTCATAGGGACGTGCGGAAATTCGAAGGTTAACAAATAAAGTTTGCTATTATCGGTACATAGACCATGGAAGACCACAGTTCGGAGAAAGCGTGGTGACGAAGGATAATGACTGCGAGGCGACATCCGCGCCGTCGGCGAGTTCCGGCCGACCCCGGGTCAGAGCGTCTTCATGCCGCTGCCGGTCAGCGGCACGACCACGTCGTCGTCCTCGTCGACGACGCCGCGGCGACGGTACTCCGCGAGCGCGGCGGGCGCGATCGCGCTTGTCGGTTCGACGTAGAAGCCGGCGCGGTGGAGCCGGTCCAGACTCCCCTCGACCGCGTCGGCGTCCAGCGCGACCGCGTCGCCGTCGGTGTCGCGGATGGCGTCGACGATCTGGTCGTGGCGGGCCGGCTCCCGAATGTGGATCCCGTCGACGATGTCGTTCGGGTCGTCGTCGTCCTCGTCGCGGTCGAGCGCGGCCGTCAGCTCCGACCCGTCGTTTTCGGCCTCGACGGGGTCGCTCCCCAGTTCCTCGGCGATCGGCGCGTAGCCGGTGCCCTGCGCGCCGAGCAGGCGCGGCTCGGCGTCGGTGATGCCGGCCTCGCGGAGCGCGCGGAAGCCGCGGTACGCGCCGAGCAGGAGCGTCCCGTGACCGAGCGGGAGGACGACGGCGTCGGGAACCGTCCACTCACGCTGGGCGGCCACCTCGAACGCGAACGTCATCGTGCCGGCGTAGAACGCCGGGTTCCAGGCGTGGCTGGCGTACCAGCCCTCGCCGGACTGGTGGGGGGCGTCGCCGAGGCCCGCCGCGTTCCCGTCGCCCTCGACGGCGTCGAGACAGGCCTCGGTGACGGCCTCCCGGTCACCCTCGACCCGGACCGGACGCGCGCCGGCGCGCTGGATGGCGACGAGCTTGGACTGCTTGATGTCGGCGGGTACGTATATCTCCGCGTCCAGCCCGGCGCGGGCGGCGTAGGTTGCGATCGCGGCCCCGGCGTTGCCGGAGGA
The genomic region above belongs to Halostella salina and contains:
- a CDS encoding inorganic phosphate transporter translates to MSAAFPALVGLAALAGLFMAWSLGANSNSPPFAPAVGANAIPTMRAAFLIGVFAALGALTQGGSISETVGTGLIDGVTLSPLAASAGLLTAAVFMTVGVYSGYPIPAAFATSGAVVGVGLSLGGSPAWDTYRRLGAFWLAVPFMSGGIAYLTAKLLRRDDVPDTVGVPLLAGVVAGILANVSLGVIPSPGPQGTLAGFFARLVGAPTAGGVPVAEAATTVAFAVLGYAVIRRRMRASVDAGIRWFLLALGSVVAFSSGGSQVGLATGPLETLARDQLGLPGVALLALGATGILAGAWMGAPRLLQATSREYAQLGLRRSIAALVPGFVIAQLAIALGIPISFNNIIISGVIGGGLAGGSAGVSRSKIGWTVAFWLITLVSSTAVGFALYRVFAAVLGG
- a CDS encoding universal stress protein, which codes for MEPSHVLVPLDGSPLADDALAHALAVHDCRVTVLNVVTPPDAGMSEGGVLEAGAERREAATERAERLVERARNRAEAADRSVETAVESGDPADVVVAYAEDHGVDHIVMGSHGGERSDLARRLLGTVATAVVSEAPVTVTVVR
- a CDS encoding universal stress protein encodes the protein MDSPEVLVAVSNPDHVEQLVRTASDLARVVDGGVRVVSVVVKSHDSPFGVFSDETIIEEYSGDRQAMLDRASGVVPDDVPVDAEMFVARSPEDGLLRAVAELGPTALVLGWHGERRRSGVVLGSSVDAVLRRAACDVYVERIGRIADGVDAVLLPVAGGPHVRPAAAMAKAVAAANDASVTALAVATPEDGSDAAAEWAAGGRAAVEAAPGPSVEVTAAVREADDATDALVTAADEHDLVVFGATRRGTLQARLVGSIPREVAERSGQTVLIARASEAARTGLRGLVAGFRRG
- a CDS encoding transcriptional regulator, giving the protein MSRSALVGNVTAMLEDAGFTVSDRCAIRPKSFDIAARRGEDLVLLKILANIDAFDGATGAEMRRLGTYLNGTPMVVGLRTRDEELEPDVVYFRHGVPVMSPDTAMNLFVEEVPPLIYAAPGGLYVNIDSDVLADEREEKGWSLGQLASELGVSRRTVSKYEDGMNASVEVAMELEEMFDAPLTSPVSVLDGAEEVHDADPTPDDPEADPDDERIVAVMTRAGFDVHPTLRAPFKAVSEDDDESEETVLTGHSEFTRTAEKRARIMGSLGRVTRTRSVYFVDSAKRDSVEGTAIIERDEVEDIRDADTLRDLIRERSDGEPA
- a CDS encoding NCS2 family permease, whose product is MDLSKTLSAYFDLDEHGTDVATEVVAGVTTFLTMSYIIVVNPAVMAQSTNDAGEVTSPGVAIDGYTEAEVVQMLAVVTILASAAAIFVMAFYANRPFGQAPGLGLNAFFAFTVVGAMGIPWQTALAAVVTEGVLFILLTAVGAREYVIRLFPEPVKFAVGTGIGLFLALIGLEAMHVVVGADQAGTILALGDLAADPVAVLSVVGLFATLALYAAGVRGAIILGILATTVAGWGLTMGGVTAEGVLAPASLPAAQYDITPLAGAFVEGFRNVEAFTFALVVFTFFFVDFFDTAGTLVGVGQAGDFLDEDGNLPDIDRPLMADAVGTTVGGILGTSTVTTYIESATGVEEGGRTGLTALVIGVLFLLSLAVVPLAAAIPQYASHIALVVVAIIMLGNVTEVQWDDVTHSVPAGMTIIVMPLTFSIAYGIAAGIISYPVIKAATGEARDVSPGQWALALAFVGYFFVRTSGVLTGQL
- a CDS encoding tRNA(Ile)(2)-agmatinylcytidine synthase, with amino-acid sequence MTVVGIDDTDSRERGMCTTYVAREVADRIRGAGGTVERLLLVRLNPAVEHKTRGNAALAVHVDADPETAFAVAREELDAAAETDDPNTNPGLVVAPGDPADVPDDVAAFARDAMRDHHGVADATALADARGYRRAGWKNARGTVGALAAVGAWRAVPEWTYEYISYRRADARGTPREVDLDSVFAAADDAYPDAWDTVDRGEGEAVCVPHTPGPILHGIRGDDPDTVRAVAERIESEPVESTALFHTNQGTDAHLRDAALADASDGRSYRVDGTVADPPETREGGHVFLTLAEGDAELPCAAFEPTKRFRDRVRALRVGDRITACGEVSDGTLKLEKLAVRDLNAIELVTPDCPDCGRSMESAGADQGYRCRDCGTSAPGKVERPVDRDLEPGWYEVPPCARRHIAKPLVRGGFDAPTHPER
- a CDS encoding glutathione S-transferase N-terminal domain-containing protein: MPNLELYELAGCPYCAKVKDKLDELGLDYESHMVPSSHSERTEVEQVSGQTGVPVLVDSDHGVEGMPESDDIVEYLEETYGDGAA